Proteins from a single region of Xenopus laevis strain J_2021 chromosome 9_10S, Xenopus_laevis_v10.1, whole genome shotgun sequence:
- the LOC108702752 gene encoding band 4.1-like protein 1 isoform X4, with protein MTTELGSETELTPGPESPAQDGVSNPALHAQDAPYAPANNVERPGASENAWRPEEGEERVDMSEERTTPTHMQRSPQKHSRKPKSALCRVTLLDSSNYECEVEKHSRGQVLFNTVCGHLNLLEKDYFGLTICDSDSQKNWLDPSKEIKKQIKSGAWTFGFTVKFYPPDPSLLTEDITRYYLCLQLRADIISGRLPCSFVTHALLGSYTVQAELGDYDPEEHHGNYVSELRFSPNQTRELEERIMELHKTYRGMTPAEAEIHFLENAKKLSMYGVDLHHAKDSEGIDIMLGVCANGLLIYRDRLRINRFAWPKILKISYKRSNFYIKIRPGEYEQFESTIGFKLPNHRAAKRLWKVCIEHHTFFRLVSPEPAPKGFLVMGSKFRYSGRTQAQTQQASALIDRPAPNFKRSSSKRYTLSESQEEGFSLPTAVNENHDSSPEKNEEDLREEEDSGEGQEEVTTPTKIKELKSEQESTPRHKEFLDKSEDVLLKHQASINELKRTLKQPNSKLVHRERGREKRLPSSPTSSSPKPEDGEDTAKRVEDDTDSAAAQDSDVFTQKSLASSPEGMEHWVFIERPSENTQVSPGEMEKNESEQLSGLDLSNRDEEPPLNETQVSKVREESRKEEVRVEKVSEKPIYATRGVERRIRLTERKERLVMVANEWEDVDNKARTAPDGAPAEDSKGWTFKGEKLELTAACSQGEEAHQRGKTNVNKGKETFFVKNNRSRKTELGVSEKPKDICRGVLDLAESRRLIVCEEEAGDSAEDTANEWPVGLTWEEQESTLVWCESSGYQQLVRQEDQDITDSFASFNDQGQQMQFQKSGNKQKNNRSSPEQTTSASNERPEYTLSKVSTDFIMLNNPQEEKEKTRHTSMNRGEETAAFFAESNVSPSPGICSVTERGRAMSTAEDWGQPALPFMLPTIIPLPVTLANNRENQVSDFNPNECPLLESNPRNHIAPQNAGDASPAESTTNTPVDLSSPDSGCEITLTEAAVTLCQPLEPTSWEERDIPSALREVTLPDQGFRKTGSVLYQRASSRETEEPRGIGEEEQNAGLLKENQLSIERKCSSITVSSTSSLEAEVDFTVIGDYHSNVGFEDFSRSLPELHRDQGDGAGGPTENNSTAASNEMQDEETKDLETMEPCLQTVQKEVVSTLTTVSGTADGGTTTETQVTTTETQVTTIQTTQVEDFKTEARVAEPGDGIQTSHTDGSRTHHAIPAAVFSHGATAETLSSSTTTHVTKTVKGGFSETRIEKRIIITGDEDVDQEQALALAIKEAKLQHPDMMVTKAVVYCETEPSPEEPGESVEKS; from the exons ATGACAACAGAACTGGGGTCAGAGACAGAACTTACTCCTGGCCCTGAGAGCCCTGCACAGGATGGAGTATCTAATCCTGCTCTACATGCCCAAGATGCCCCCTATGCACCTGCTAACAACGTAGAGAGGCCAGGAGCCAGTGAAAATGCATGGAGGCCTGAAGAG GGAGAAGAGAGAGTGGACATGTCAGAAGAACGAACAACACCCACCCACATGCAGAGGTCACCCCAAAAACATTCCAGGAAACCCAAGAGTGCTCTTTGCAGGGTAACACTGTTGGATTCTTCCAACTATGAGTGTGAGGTAGAG AAGCACTCTCGAGGGCAGGTCCTGTTCAATACGGTATGTGGGCATCTCAACCTTCTGGAAAAAGATTACTTTGGCCTGACAATCTGCGACTCCGACAGTCAAAAG AACTGGCTGGATCCTTCCaaagaaataaagaaacagaTCAAAA GTGGTGCGTGGACATTTGGCTTCACAGTAAAGTTTTATCCTCCAGACCCATCCCTGCTTACAGAGGATATTACAAG GTATTACCTGTGCCTGCAGCTACGTGCTGACATCATCAGTGGCCGTCTACCATGCTCGTTTGTCACACATGCCCTGCTTGGGTCGTATACTGTCCAAGCTGAATTGGGCGACTATGATCCTGAGGAGCATCATGGAAACTATGTTAGCGAGCTGCGCTTCTCCCCCAACCAGACGCGAGAGCTGGAGGAGAGAATAATGGAACTGCACAAAACATACAG GGGGATGACTCCGGCAGAAGCTGAGATTCATTTTCTAGAAAATGCCAAGAAGCTGTCTATGTATGGAGTGGACCTACATCATGCCAAG GACTCTGAGGGGATTGATATAATGCTGGGAGTTTGTGCCAATGGGCTTTTGATCTACAGAGACCGGCTGCGAATAAACCGCTTTGCTTGGCCCAAAATCCTCAAGATTTCCTACAAAAGGAGCAACTTTTACATTAAAATACGACCGGGGGAG TACGAGCAGTTTGAAAGCACCATTGGTTTCAAGCTCCCCAATCATCGAGCTGCAAAGCGTTTGTGGAAAGTTTGCATAGAACATCACACATTCTTTAG GCTTGTGTCCCCAGAACCAGCCCCCAAGGGATTCCTAGTGATGGGTTCAAAGTTCCGTTACAGTGGGCGCACGCAGGCACAGACTCAACAGGCAAGCGCCCTCATAGACCGACCGGCACCTAACTTTAAACGCTCTTCTAGCAAACGGTACACCCTGTCTGAAAGCCAAGAAGAAG GTTTTTCACTGCCGACTGCTGTAAACGAGAACCATGATTCTTCACCAGAGAAAAACGAAGAGGACCTCCGAGAAGAGGAGGACAGTGGAGAGGGGCAGGAAGAGGTGACCACACCAACCAAAATCAAGGAACTAAAG TCGGAGCAAGAGAGCACCCCCCGGCACAAGGAG TTCCTAGACAAGTCTGAGGATGTCCTGCTGAAACACCAGGCCAGTATTAATGAATTGAAAAGAACTTTGAAACAGCCAAACAGCAAATTGGTCCACAGAGAAAGGGGGAGGGAGAAGAGATTGCCATCCTCACCCACTTCCTCATCCCCTAAACCAGAG GATGGAGAGGACACAGCGAAAAGAGTAGAAGATGACACTGACAGTGCTGCTGCCCAGGACTCAGATGTTTTCACCCAGAAAAGCCTTGCTTCCTCTCCAGAG GGCATGGAGCATTGGGTTTTTATAGAGAGGCCATCAGAGAACACTCAGGTGTCCCCTGGAGAGATGGAAAAGAATGAAAGTGAACAGCTGTCTGGACTAGACCTGTCCAATAGAGATGAAGAACCTCCCCTAAATGAAACGCAGGTTTCTAAAGTAAGAGAGGAGAGTAGAAAAGAGGAGGTAAGAGTGGAGAAGGTGTCAGAAAAACCTATATATGCTACAAGGGGAGTAGAGAGAAGAATCAGACTGACAGAGAGAAAGGAGCGATTGGTGATGGTGGCCAATGAGTGGGAAGATGTGGACAACAAGGCAAGGACAGCACCAGATGGAGCACCAGCTGAGGACAGCAAGGGTTGGACATTTAAGGGAGAAAAACTAGAACTGACTGCCGCATGCAGTCAAGGAGAAGAAGCCCACCAAAGAGGAAAGACCAATGTGAACAAAGGGAAAGAGACATTCTTTGTGAAAAATAATAGGAGCAGGAAAACAGAATTAGGGGTGTCAGAAAAACCCAAAGACATATGCAGGGGTGTTCTAGACCTTGCAGAAAGTAGGCGGCTTATTGTGTGTGAGGAAGAAGCTGGAGATAGTGCAGAGGACACTGCGAATGAATGGCCTGTTGGTCTGACTTGGGAAGAACAAGAGAGCACACTGGTGTGGTGTGAAAGTTCAGGTTATCAACAGCTTGTGAGGCAGGAAGACCAGGATATCACAGACAGTTTTGCATCATTCAATGACCAAGGCCAGCAAATGCAATTTCAAAAATCAGGtaataaacaaaagaacaatagaagCTCACCTGAACAGACAAcgtctgcttcaaatgaaagaccTGAGTATACTCTAAGTAAAGTTTCCACTGATTTTATAATGTTAAATAATCcacaagaagagaaagaaaagacaCGTCATACAAGCATGAATAGAGGAGAGGAGACTGCTGCTTTTTTTGCAGAAAGCAATGTTTCACCCTCCCCAGGTATTTGCAGTGTtacagagagaggcagagcaATGTCAACTGCTGAAGACTGGGGCCAACCAGCTCTCCCTTTTATGTTGCCCACCATCATACCACTGCCAGTGACATTGGCCAATAACAGAGAAAACCAAGTGAGTGATTTCAATCCAAATGAATGTCCGCTTCTTGAATCCAACCCCAGGAATCACATTGCCCCCCAGAATGCAGGAGATGCTAGCCCAGCAGAGTCTACCACCAATACCCCAGTGGACCTTTCCTCTCCCGACTCTGGTTGTGAAATCACACTGACTGAAGCGGCGGTAACTTTG TGTCAACCCCTTGAGCCGACGTCTTGGGAAGAAAGGGACATCCCATCAGCCCTAAGAGAGGTCACCCTGCCGGACCAGGGTTTTAGGAAAACTGGAAGTGTTCTTTATCAG AGAGCGAGCAGCAGGGAGACAGAGGAGCCACGGGGCATAGGCGAAGAGGAACAGAATGCAGGGCTATTGAAGGAAAATCAGCTCAGTATTGAAAGGAAGTGCTCCAGCATCACAGTCAGCTCCACATCCAGTCTGGAAGCTGAGGTAGACTTCACCGTCATCGGAGATTACCACTCCAACGTTGGATTTGAAGACTTTTCCCGCAGCCTGCCAGAGCTGCATCGAGATCAGGGTGATGGGGCAGGAGGTCCCACAGAAAACAATTCCACAGCAGCGTCTAACGAAATGCAGGATGAGGAGACAAAGGATCTGGAAACCATGGAG CCCTGTTTACAGACTGTACAGAAGGAGGTTGTCAGCACATTAACCACAGTAAGTGGAACAGCAGATGGGGGCACCACAACAGAAACACAGGTCACCACAACAGAAACACAGGTCACCACAATACAAACCACACAG GTTGAGGACTTTAAAACAGAGGCAAGAGTTGCAGAACCTGGGGATGGTATTCAGACATCGCATACAGATGGTTCACGCACCCACCAT GCTATACCTGCAGCAGTTTTTTCCCATGGTGCCACAGCAGAGACCCTTTCCTCCTCCACAACCACCCATGTGACCAAG
- the LOC108702752 gene encoding band 4.1-like protein 1 isoform X5: protein MTTELGSETELTPGPESPAQDGVSNPALHAQDAPYAPANNVERPGASENAWRPEEGEERVDMSEERTTPTHMQRSPQKHSRKPKSALCRVTLLDSSNYECEVEKHSRGQVLFNTVCGHLNLLEKDYFGLTICDSDSQKNWLDPSKEIKKQIKSGAWTFGFTVKFYPPDPSLLTEDITRYYLCLQLRADIISGRLPCSFVTHALLGSYTVQAELGDYDPEEHHGNYVSELRFSPNQTRELEERIMELHKTYRGMTPAEAEIHFLENAKKLSMYGVDLHHAKDSEGIDIMLGVCANGLLIYRDRLRINRFAWPKILKISYKRSNFYIKIRPGEYEQFESTIGFKLPNHRAAKRLWKVCIEHHTFFRLVSPEPAPKGFLVMGSKFRYSGRTQAQTQQASALIDRPAPNFKRSSSKRYTLSESQEEGFSLPTAVNENHDSSPEKNEEDLREEEDSGEGQEEVTTPTKIKELKSEQESTPRHKEFLDKSEDVLLKHQASINELKRTLKQPNSKLVHRERGREKRLPSSPTSSSPKPEDGEDTAKRVEDDTDSAAAQDSDVFTQKSLASSPEGMEHWVFIERPSENTQVSPGEMEKNESEQLSGLDLSNRDEEPPLNETQVSKVREESRKEEVRVEKVSEKPIYATRGVERRIRLTERKERLVMVANEWEDVDNKARTAPDGAPAEDSKGWTFKGEKLELTAACSQGEEAHQRGKTNVNKGKETFFVKNNRSRKTELGVSEKPKDICRGVLDLAESRRLIVCEEEAGDSAEDTANEWPVGLTWEEQESTLVWCESSGYQQLVRQEDQDITDSFASFNDQGQQMQFQKSGNKQKNNRSSPEQTTSASNERPEYTLSKVSTDFIMLNNPQEEKEKTRHTSMNRGEETAAFFAESNVSPSPGICSVTERGRAMSTAEDWGQPALPFMLPTIIPLPVTLANNRENQVSDFNPNECPLLESNPRNHIAPQNAGDASPAESTTNTPVDLSSPDSGCEITLTEAACQPLEPTSWEERDIPSALREVTLPDQGFRKTGSVLYQRASSRETEEPRGIGEEEQNAGLLKENQLSIERKCSSITVSSTSSLEAEVDFTVIGDYHSNVGFEDFSRSLPELHRDQGDGAGGPTENNSTAASNEMQDEETKDLETMEPCLQTVQKEVVSTLTTVSGTADGGTTTETQVTTTETQVTTIQTTQVEDFKTEARVAEPGDGIQTSHTDGSRTHHAIPAAVFSHGATAETLSSSTTTHVTKTVKGGFSETRIEKRIIITGDEDVDQEQALALAIKEAKLQHPDMMVTKAVVYCETEPSPEEPGESVEKS, encoded by the exons ATGACAACAGAACTGGGGTCAGAGACAGAACTTACTCCTGGCCCTGAGAGCCCTGCACAGGATGGAGTATCTAATCCTGCTCTACATGCCCAAGATGCCCCCTATGCACCTGCTAACAACGTAGAGAGGCCAGGAGCCAGTGAAAATGCATGGAGGCCTGAAGAG GGAGAAGAGAGAGTGGACATGTCAGAAGAACGAACAACACCCACCCACATGCAGAGGTCACCCCAAAAACATTCCAGGAAACCCAAGAGTGCTCTTTGCAGGGTAACACTGTTGGATTCTTCCAACTATGAGTGTGAGGTAGAG AAGCACTCTCGAGGGCAGGTCCTGTTCAATACGGTATGTGGGCATCTCAACCTTCTGGAAAAAGATTACTTTGGCCTGACAATCTGCGACTCCGACAGTCAAAAG AACTGGCTGGATCCTTCCaaagaaataaagaaacagaTCAAAA GTGGTGCGTGGACATTTGGCTTCACAGTAAAGTTTTATCCTCCAGACCCATCCCTGCTTACAGAGGATATTACAAG GTATTACCTGTGCCTGCAGCTACGTGCTGACATCATCAGTGGCCGTCTACCATGCTCGTTTGTCACACATGCCCTGCTTGGGTCGTATACTGTCCAAGCTGAATTGGGCGACTATGATCCTGAGGAGCATCATGGAAACTATGTTAGCGAGCTGCGCTTCTCCCCCAACCAGACGCGAGAGCTGGAGGAGAGAATAATGGAACTGCACAAAACATACAG GGGGATGACTCCGGCAGAAGCTGAGATTCATTTTCTAGAAAATGCCAAGAAGCTGTCTATGTATGGAGTGGACCTACATCATGCCAAG GACTCTGAGGGGATTGATATAATGCTGGGAGTTTGTGCCAATGGGCTTTTGATCTACAGAGACCGGCTGCGAATAAACCGCTTTGCTTGGCCCAAAATCCTCAAGATTTCCTACAAAAGGAGCAACTTTTACATTAAAATACGACCGGGGGAG TACGAGCAGTTTGAAAGCACCATTGGTTTCAAGCTCCCCAATCATCGAGCTGCAAAGCGTTTGTGGAAAGTTTGCATAGAACATCACACATTCTTTAG GCTTGTGTCCCCAGAACCAGCCCCCAAGGGATTCCTAGTGATGGGTTCAAAGTTCCGTTACAGTGGGCGCACGCAGGCACAGACTCAACAGGCAAGCGCCCTCATAGACCGACCGGCACCTAACTTTAAACGCTCTTCTAGCAAACGGTACACCCTGTCTGAAAGCCAAGAAGAAG GTTTTTCACTGCCGACTGCTGTAAACGAGAACCATGATTCTTCACCAGAGAAAAACGAAGAGGACCTCCGAGAAGAGGAGGACAGTGGAGAGGGGCAGGAAGAGGTGACCACACCAACCAAAATCAAGGAACTAAAG TCGGAGCAAGAGAGCACCCCCCGGCACAAGGAG TTCCTAGACAAGTCTGAGGATGTCCTGCTGAAACACCAGGCCAGTATTAATGAATTGAAAAGAACTTTGAAACAGCCAAACAGCAAATTGGTCCACAGAGAAAGGGGGAGGGAGAAGAGATTGCCATCCTCACCCACTTCCTCATCCCCTAAACCAGAG GATGGAGAGGACACAGCGAAAAGAGTAGAAGATGACACTGACAGTGCTGCTGCCCAGGACTCAGATGTTTTCACCCAGAAAAGCCTTGCTTCCTCTCCAGAG GGCATGGAGCATTGGGTTTTTATAGAGAGGCCATCAGAGAACACTCAGGTGTCCCCTGGAGAGATGGAAAAGAATGAAAGTGAACAGCTGTCTGGACTAGACCTGTCCAATAGAGATGAAGAACCTCCCCTAAATGAAACGCAGGTTTCTAAAGTAAGAGAGGAGAGTAGAAAAGAGGAGGTAAGAGTGGAGAAGGTGTCAGAAAAACCTATATATGCTACAAGGGGAGTAGAGAGAAGAATCAGACTGACAGAGAGAAAGGAGCGATTGGTGATGGTGGCCAATGAGTGGGAAGATGTGGACAACAAGGCAAGGACAGCACCAGATGGAGCACCAGCTGAGGACAGCAAGGGTTGGACATTTAAGGGAGAAAAACTAGAACTGACTGCCGCATGCAGTCAAGGAGAAGAAGCCCACCAAAGAGGAAAGACCAATGTGAACAAAGGGAAAGAGACATTCTTTGTGAAAAATAATAGGAGCAGGAAAACAGAATTAGGGGTGTCAGAAAAACCCAAAGACATATGCAGGGGTGTTCTAGACCTTGCAGAAAGTAGGCGGCTTATTGTGTGTGAGGAAGAAGCTGGAGATAGTGCAGAGGACACTGCGAATGAATGGCCTGTTGGTCTGACTTGGGAAGAACAAGAGAGCACACTGGTGTGGTGTGAAAGTTCAGGTTATCAACAGCTTGTGAGGCAGGAAGACCAGGATATCACAGACAGTTTTGCATCATTCAATGACCAAGGCCAGCAAATGCAATTTCAAAAATCAGGtaataaacaaaagaacaatagaagCTCACCTGAACAGACAAcgtctgcttcaaatgaaagaccTGAGTATACTCTAAGTAAAGTTTCCACTGATTTTATAATGTTAAATAATCcacaagaagagaaagaaaagacaCGTCATACAAGCATGAATAGAGGAGAGGAGACTGCTGCTTTTTTTGCAGAAAGCAATGTTTCACCCTCCCCAGGTATTTGCAGTGTtacagagagaggcagagcaATGTCAACTGCTGAAGACTGGGGCCAACCAGCTCTCCCTTTTATGTTGCCCACCATCATACCACTGCCAGTGACATTGGCCAATAACAGAGAAAACCAAGTGAGTGATTTCAATCCAAATGAATGTCCGCTTCTTGAATCCAACCCCAGGAATCACATTGCCCCCCAGAATGCAGGAGATGCTAGCCCAGCAGAGTCTACCACCAATACCCCAGTGGACCTTTCCTCTCCCGACTCTGGTTGTGAAATCACACTGACTGAAGCGGCG TGTCAACCCCTTGAGCCGACGTCTTGGGAAGAAAGGGACATCCCATCAGCCCTAAGAGAGGTCACCCTGCCGGACCAGGGTTTTAGGAAAACTGGAAGTGTTCTTTATCAG AGAGCGAGCAGCAGGGAGACAGAGGAGCCACGGGGCATAGGCGAAGAGGAACAGAATGCAGGGCTATTGAAGGAAAATCAGCTCAGTATTGAAAGGAAGTGCTCCAGCATCACAGTCAGCTCCACATCCAGTCTGGAAGCTGAGGTAGACTTCACCGTCATCGGAGATTACCACTCCAACGTTGGATTTGAAGACTTTTCCCGCAGCCTGCCAGAGCTGCATCGAGATCAGGGTGATGGGGCAGGAGGTCCCACAGAAAACAATTCCACAGCAGCGTCTAACGAAATGCAGGATGAGGAGACAAAGGATCTGGAAACCATGGAG CCCTGTTTACAGACTGTACAGAAGGAGGTTGTCAGCACATTAACCACAGTAAGTGGAACAGCAGATGGGGGCACCACAACAGAAACACAGGTCACCACAACAGAAACACAGGTCACCACAATACAAACCACACAG GTTGAGGACTTTAAAACAGAGGCAAGAGTTGCAGAACCTGGGGATGGTATTCAGACATCGCATACAGATGGTTCACGCACCCACCAT GCTATACCTGCAGCAGTTTTTTCCCATGGTGCCACAGCAGAGACCCTTTCCTCCTCCACAACCACCCATGTGACCAAG